A genomic stretch from Deltaproteobacteria bacterium PRO3 includes:
- the nadC gene encoding carboxylating nicotinate-nucleotide diphosphorylase — MKLPAPEIQRLCLNALREDAAFDDITTRAIVPKNLKAKAVLLAKQDMVLCGLPLVAATFRLLDPKIKIRAKFQEGAPLKKGAVLAELSGPARALLSGERVALNFLQRLCGIATLTRRFVAAVRGTRAKILDTRKTTPGLRLLERYAVAAGGGVNHRFDLRSAAMAKDNHLVVAGSVREALARLAGLKGKRQIIVEVKNLRELAEALDAGARRILLDNMPVTRLAEAVRRTAGRAVLEASGGVSLKNVRSIAATGVDFVSVGALTHSAPAADISLELDMNSPKS, encoded by the coding sequence ATGAAACTACCCGCCCCCGAAATCCAGCGCCTCTGCCTCAACGCCCTCCGCGAGGACGCGGCCTTCGACGACATCACCACCCGCGCCATCGTCCCCAAGAATCTCAAGGCCAAGGCCGTCCTGCTCGCCAAGCAAGACATGGTCCTCTGCGGCCTGCCCCTCGTCGCCGCGACCTTCCGCCTGCTGGATCCAAAAATCAAGATCCGCGCGAAATTCCAAGAAGGCGCCCCCTTGAAAAAAGGCGCCGTCCTGGCCGAGCTCTCCGGCCCCGCCCGCGCCCTGCTCTCGGGCGAGCGCGTCGCCCTCAATTTCCTCCAACGGCTCTGCGGCATCGCTACCCTGACCCGGCGCTTCGTCGCCGCGGTCCGCGGCACGCGGGCGAAGATCCTCGACACCCGCAAGACCACGCCGGGCCTGCGCCTGCTGGAGCGCTACGCGGTGGCCGCCGGCGGCGGGGTCAACCACCGTTTTGATTTGCGCTCGGCGGCGATGGCGAAGGATAATCACCTGGTCGTGGCGGGCTCGGTGCGCGAGGCCCTGGCCCGGTTGGCCGGGTTGAAGGGCAAGCGCCAAATCATCGTCGAGGTAAAGAACCTGCGGGAATTGGCCGAGGCGCTCGACGCCGGAGCCCGCCGCATCCTGCTCGACAACATGCCGGTCACGCGACTGGCCGAGGCGGTCCGGCGGACCGCGGGACGCGCCGTCCTCGAGGCCTCGGGCGGCGTCAGCCTGAAGAACGTCCGCTCGATCGCGGCCACGGGCGTCGATTTCGTTTCGGTAGGGGCCTTGACGCACTCCGCGCCCGCCGCGGATATTAGTTTGGAGCTCGATATGAACTCCCCCAAGTCATGA